The genomic window GCTGACTCTAACATTAACCCTGACCCTTATGTTAATGTGGACCATAactccagcagcaccccagctccaggctgcagcagcaccctggggtTCCCCCGTGAActccagccagggctgagctcaCCCCAGCAAAGCTGTGCCAAGTCCAGTGAGTCCACAGCATTCCTGGGCTACCCCTCCtagcagccccagccccaccagagAACAGAACACCCGCACAAACCCCAAAGTCATCTTTTCTCCCAGGAGACTTTCCCAGGCTTAGCTAGTGCATGGGATTAGCCTCATCCTGCATCTCTGCATGCCGGGGAGCCCCAGAGCCAGGACTGGCCGTGTGGTGAGCCCAGCACCGCTGGTACCACTGTAAGTGCCGTGACAGCCACCGCCTGGCCCCAATATCTGGGACATGAAAGGCCCCAAAGCCTCTGAtgtgcagagggaaaggaacggaagggaagggagaggctAGAGTCAGTGCCAAGGGGAAACTTTCCTACAGCTCGGCCTCAGGCAAGggaaaaaccaacaaacacaTGGGCACAGGCTGCAGATAAATCCCAGTGAGCGCAGAACACGGCTGTGAGCAGAAACGGACCGTCAGCGTCTTGCCCCTGTAGTCAGCCCCAGCGTGATGCTCCTCATcccactgccagcctggctggctcTGGGCATCCTGCAGCTGCCCCTCGGCAGTTTCCAGGTAAGGAtctgctttccctcctctccagccccacagcagccctctGAGGGCTGCTCAGCATCCACCTCTCACACCCCAGCACCTGACACCAGCCCAGAGTGGGGGTATGGCACAGTCAGGGCCAGGGGGATTGTTATGGGGcttttcccctgcagcagtgaaatgaTGTTAAATGGGCACAGGGCATGCAGCTTCTCCACAGCATCCATGTGCCAGAGCAGGACCAGAAGGTGGTCTGGTCTTCAGAGGCTGAAGCTGACAGAGCCACGGTCAGACCCCACCAGGATGGGAAAGGGCTCTGTCCAGCACAGGAGATCCAAACTAGCACTCAGGATACTGCCTGCTTGGAAGGGTCCTCACAGGCTGTGGCAGAGTGGCAGGGGAACCCAGCAGTGATTGGGGTGTCGCCATGATCCCCCAGGAATGCCTGAACCGGCAGCAGGCACTCAGCGTGGTGCAGCAAAtgcagaagctgctggtggcacaggAGGCCACCCACCTGCAGGGCACACGCGGGCTCCGGCACCAGCTTTCCATCCTCCAGAGCCGCCTCCAGAGACCAGCCACCAAGCACAATGGTAATCCTGGCTGGTCACCACCATGGGTGACATCCCCACGGGGCCAGCTCTGATCCCTGGAGCCACACAAacagcctgggcaggggaccccccagctccctggcaggCTGGGGTTGGCTCCAGGCTGGCAATGTCCATCCCCACTGACGTCTGTCTGTCAACAGAGATGTGTCCGCAGCTGCCAGTGCCCCTGAACGGACGGATGCTGGGCCGGAGCCTGCGGGTGGGCCACGAGGTTCACTTTGTCTGCGACGCTGGCTTCTGGCTGGTGGGCTCGGAGACGCGCGCTTGCCGGCACAACCGCACGTGGAGCGGCACCCAACCCTTCTGCAGAAGTGAGTGGAGTGGGATTGGGGTGCCTTGCTCTGCCCTTCCGAGGGGCTCCTCTGTCACCCTGAGCTGTGGGGTGGCATTGCTGTGCCCAGAGGTTGCAGCAACGGGCACTGGAGTTGGGCAAGGATGCATTTGTGCAGCTGATGCTCACGAGCTCCTTCTCCCTAGGTATTGATGACTGCTCCAGCAACCCGTGTGCCAACAGCGGGACCTGCGTGGATGGCAACCAGAGCTACACGTGCCTGTGCCCCCCAGGCTGGTCAGGCCCCAGCTGCCAGAGCCCCATCTACTCCTGTAGGTGCCTGGGTTTGGGCTGTGGAGGACGGGGATTCTCATGGGGACATACCTGGCCATGCCGTGCCTGTCTCccccttccctggcagcctcTTGGAACCTTGGCCCCCACCACCTCCCCATGCCCCAGCATGTGACacctgctgtcccctgcagaCTGGGTGACTCTGAGCAACACCTCCTTCAGCCGCCAGCCTCGCTGTGCCGAGGGCCGCTCGGGCTCCCGGCGCTGCAGCTGTGACACCGgcttccagctgcagcctggtggCGTGTGCCAAGGTAAAAGGAGGGTGAAGATGATGAAGCGGGGGAACCAAGGCTTGGTGGCAATGGGACCTCTGGCCATTCCCCACTTTGTCCACCCTAGATGTGGATGAATGCCAGCTCTACCAGTCCAGCCCCCAGACGCAGATTTGCC from Parus major isolate Abel chromosome 11, Parus_major1.1, whole genome shotgun sequence includes these protein-coding regions:
- the LOC107209647 gene encoding fibulin-7-like, translating into MLLIPLPAWLALGILQLPLGSFQECLNRQQALSVVQQMQKLLVAQEATHLQGTRGLRHQLSILQSRLQRPATKHNEMCPQLPVPLNGRMLGRSLRVGHEVHFVCDAGFWLVGSETRACRHNRTWSGTQPFCRSIDDCSSNPCANSGTCVDGNQSYTCLCPPGWSGPSCQSPIYSYWVTLSNTSFSRQPRCAEGRSGSRRCSCDTGFQLQPGGVCQDVDECQLYQSSPQTQICLHDCLNLPGSYRCLCPPGYLLHADRNACEDVNECTGKQHNCSQGDLCINTFGGHRCVRPKCPQPRHNTSYVKTSAFQCERNPCPMDSRACQLAASSISFHYLPLQANRTVPRVLFKMSTTRFVGDSLRFAITGGRGQGVFAVRRSDRQTGELLLTSPVAGPATLEVELEMSEFSHKVLLGKHIFKVTAFVSPYVF